The genomic segment GATATTCGATTGGCTACAGCGACGAAAAATAAAATAAAAAAAAGCGCCGGTAAACCTAAGTTAGGCAAAACAGGAGTCAATTCTCATCCAGTAAGTTTAGAATTTACTGAGGAAATGAAAGGTTTCGTTTCCATGCCCGGATCTTTTAATTACCAAGAAGATTATGCTGCGGGGAAGAAGGCCGGAAACTATTTGATGTTTCACCTAACAATCCGAGTGAATGATACTCAGTTTTTTGTTTATGATCCAAATGAAACTGGAGAAGCAATTGGTTGGGTAGAATGCCAACCTTTAGGCGGAAGATTCGAAGTAGAAAAAGGTGTTTTTAACTGCTTCGTGGATTATGGAAAACCCTCTGCCAACGAAAAACATATGAAATACCGTTTGTTCCTTAAGAACAAAGCAGGGAAGAAGATTACCTTAAACGGATTTAAGAAGGTAGTAGACGACGGCATTTTAAATATCTGGAGAGATACTTCTACCCTTTATACAACTGTATACGAAGGATATGTAGATGAAAAAGCAGAACCTAAGGCGAATGTTCTCGCAAAAGGTATATTACATATATTAGAAAAAGATTTTATTAAGCAGATGACAACTTTCAAGTCCAATGGCCGTACTTTTTCAGAAAGAAAAGATGCACTGTTTAGATTTGGTGAATTGTTCATGGGGAATCTCTGGGAAATTTACGGAGCCCAATTCAGAAAAGCAGAACCTGAATTATGGAGAGAAAGAGATATCCCTGTATTCACTTTGGATGGAGTTAAAAATTCCAAGATCACTTTTCATCCATTCACTACAGATGATAAAATATCTCTAAATCTAGTACGTTTTCAGAAGAAGGAGAGCAAGGACGTTGTAATACTCATGCACGGGCTTACTACTTCTACAGATATGTTCGTTATGCCTGAGCATAAGAACCTTGTGACATATTTGCATGAGAACGGATTCACTGATGTTTGGAGTTTCGATTGGAGAGGAAGTTTACGTTTTAATTATAATCTTTTTCCTCATAGATATACTTTGGACGATATCGCTCTTTATGATGTTCCCGCTGCTTTAAAAGTAGTTAAAGACGCAGTGGGTGCTGGTAAAAGGATCCATTTCGTTGTACATTGTGTGGGATCCATCTCCTTCTTTATGAGTTTGTTCGGAGGAAAGATTGATGGAGTGACAAGTGTAGTTTCTAATAGTGTTTCTCTCACTCCTAATGTGCCGACTTGGTCTAAGATCAAATTGGCATTCTCTCCTTTTTTGATGGAGTCTGTTTTTAGATTCCCGAATGTAAACCCTCGTTGGTATTATCTGCCTGGTTTGGCTTCCGGAAAGCTACTCTCGAGATTCGTAAGTCTTTTTCATCACGAATGTGACGAGCCTGCTTGCCATATGTTGAGTTTGATGTGGGGAACGGGATGGCCTGCTTGTTATGAACATGCTAATCTTCCTGATGTTACTCATAGAAGGGTTGGGGATCTGTTTGGGGCGACTTCTATGAACTATTATAGACATATCAGAAAGGCAGTTGGTCGTAAGGCCATGATCAAGTTTAAGCCTACTGACAGTCGTTATGATTCTCTTCCGAATAATTATCTAGATAAGGCATCTGATGTCAAAACTCCGGTCCTCTTTATGACGGGTGACCAAAATAAAGTATTCAAAGATTCTAATATTATAGCTTACGAAACATTGAATCGTTTGAATCCAGGCAATAAAAACGAACTGTTTATCGCCGAGGGTTATGGCCATCAGGATACTCTGATGGGGAAAAAGAGCGATAAGGATGTGTTCCCTAGGATAGTGGAGTTCCTGCGTAAGAATTCCAACGGAGTGAAAAAAGGATAAATATGTCTAAGGAAAATCGCCCAGTCGTTTTTCTAACAGGAGCAGCAGGGGGTATCGGCAGAGAAACTGCGGCCCTTCTCTCTGAAAAAGGGTATCTTCTCTTTTTAACCGATTTGCAGAAACAATCTGCAGATCTTAAAAAATTCGCGGAAACATTAGGAAAAGATCATGTAGTTTTTCCTTGTGATATTTCTAAAGCTGCAGATTCAGAAAAAGCGATCAAAGAATGTGTAAAACAATTCGGAAAGATCGACGTTCTTGTGAATAATGCAGGGATTATGAGACCTTCTAAATTTGAAAACCTCTCCCAAGAGGAAATAGATGAGCAGATAGGGATCAATATCATTGGGACCATTCGGCTAACTAAACTGGGAATGCCTGCTCTTAAAAAATCTAAGGGTAAACTGGTTATCTTATCCTCATTAGCGGGAATTGTTCCTGCTCCTCATCATTCTATCTATAGTGCG from the Leptospira saintgironsiae genome contains:
- a CDS encoding alpha/beta hydrolase; this translates as MATATKNKIKKSAGKPKLGKTGVNSHPVSLEFTEEMKGFVSMPGSFNYQEDYAAGKKAGNYLMFHLTIRVNDTQFFVYDPNETGEAIGWVECQPLGGRFEVEKGVFNCFVDYGKPSANEKHMKYRLFLKNKAGKKITLNGFKKVVDDGILNIWRDTSTLYTTVYEGYVDEKAEPKANVLAKGILHILEKDFIKQMTTFKSNGRTFSERKDALFRFGELFMGNLWEIYGAQFRKAEPELWRERDIPVFTLDGVKNSKITFHPFTTDDKISLNLVRFQKKESKDVVILMHGLTTSTDMFVMPEHKNLVTYLHENGFTDVWSFDWRGSLRFNYNLFPHRYTLDDIALYDVPAALKVVKDAVGAGKRIHFVVHCVGSISFFMSLFGGKIDGVTSVVSNSVSLTPNVPTWSKIKLAFSPFLMESVFRFPNVNPRWYYLPGLASGKLLSRFVSLFHHECDEPACHMLSLMWGTGWPACYEHANLPDVTHRRVGDLFGATSMNYYRHIRKAVGRKAMIKFKPTDSRYDSLPNNYLDKASDVKTPVLFMTGDQNKVFKDSNIIAYETLNRLNPGNKNELFIAEGYGHQDTLMGKKSDKDVFPRIVEFLRKNSNGVKKG
- a CDS encoding SDR family NAD(P)-dependent oxidoreductase; protein product: MSKENRPVVFLTGAAGGIGRETAALLSEKGYLLFLTDLQKQSADLKKFAETLGKDHVVFPCDISKAADSEKAIKECVKQFGKIDVLVNNAGIMRPSKFENLSQEEIDEQIGINIIGTIRLTKLGMPALKKSKGKLVILSSLAGIVPAPHHSIYSATKFALRGFALSLYLEWKEIGIRVSSILPGTIQSPMTKYMASRDSSPMAYINPPLPPSAVAKAIWKAIQTDKAEIYVPYSQGLLARVALLFPSLLSLIYPIMAKKGVRNFESWKRKGVFD